The DNA region cagaattttacgaaaaagttttttttttatattttcgaccattttgagcatttgaaagttttttttttttgaaaatttcagtttttttatatgAGAATAACCCTTTGGACGACCGTTGTAGCTCGTGAACTGCTGGGATGAggggattttttctaaaataaagaaacaaaccAGATTCTGCCGTTCATCATGAAAAGCCAAAACAAACTTTCAAGggactttttttacaaaatttgttgaaagtttcgaaaaaatactacaacgcaaaatttcgaaaatttgtaaaaaatggtcaaaattatcacattttcaaaaaactttgtcgtaaaattctgataactcgtgaagaatacatgcaaaccccatatgttttttgttttcgtctgctctacatttttgcagaacattgttacactctaaaaagatACCATACAAAGCTACTAAAAActacatagattttttttataaaaaggacatgcctttatttttatttttttcaaaagccgtttcaaaaatattttctcctAAATTCTTCTAATCAACCTTCAACCTTCAACTCAACCGAGAACACCAaagaaaatccgttctcaagatCTCATTTTTGAAACAGTGAAACTTTGTATAGTTGTGAGTACTTGTTTGATGTCACTAATCGAAATTGATGAAACTAAATTTGGCTATAGAAGCAAACATcatcatgcgtctccatcagTTCTAAACATCAAAGCCTTaccaccaaattgatcaatttgTTAGACTCAgttttatttcgatattttaaaCAATCACAAATGCAAAgaatatatattaaaaatatttaatcctttcaggcctgatgaccaaaaaatctaaattaccaAACCTAGCCTATATTTTTCGTATGGGCATAAGAATCATTTGCACATCATTACccgttttttcaaaattcaggcctgaaaggattTTGTAATAACATTGTataattttatcacttttatttttcatctgaACTTATTCTGCACGCAAAATCTTGTATGTTAACAACTCATTTTACATTGTTTCTAGATTTACCATTACAATtaagtttgatttgattttttcaccagacttttttttaaattaatttcaaaatttttatcaatCCACAATAATTTCACAGACAgagatgatgaaaaaaaaattcaatcaacGTTTTCTCATCATTGTATTTTGTGCGGGAGTTTAACAGATTTTGGTGgctcatagattttttttttttaatatttctgaaCTTTGAGTGCATGTCAtcattaaaacataaaataaaaatgtgttaatgtataattagaataatttattaaatagttCGGAAATCAACTCCCTGTGCATTTTTGTACCCTCACTTATCAATATCACCTCCTACTCTCACTAGTCGCAATCTACCAGTAGTATCCGCCGTATCCTCCGTAGTACCGGGGGTATCCGTAGCCGTAGTATCGCGGATATCCGTAACCATATCCGTAGTAACGTGGATAACCGCGGTAGTATCCAAAGCCGAACGTTTCCGATTTCTCCAGTCCCTCCTTGTTCTGCTCGTCACCATCAACAGCCGCCACCAGGTCCTGTGGCTGATCCTGTGCTACCTGAACTCCTGGAACTACGCTAGCTTCACGTGGTTGCTGGAAGTCCGACGGAAATGCACTGGCGATGGCCACCAAGGCGAAAACTGCGACGATCAACTAgaatggtatttttttcattagaacgatgtttagatctttgattAGAGCGTTCGGGCGATAATTACCTTGaacattgtgtttgtttttgttttgctgtggTGGACTTTCTCAGGATTCACACGATGCAACTTGCTGGAGAAGCTCAAGGTGACTGGTAATCGATGGTCAGCGCCAGGTTGGTATTTATACTTGAACGCGAACGTTTGGATCGATGTAAAGCTGTGTTCAAATTTCTCACCGCTTCCAGGTGACGCTTTGTGACGCCAGTCTGTAAATTGAACAAATCACATTAACTTTTTCGGTACACTTGGGCCCGAGGCGAACGCTGATTCAGAATCGAAGGATCATTTCTCTCCTCGCTGAAACCGGTTCGCAGTACTTGGGCGAGTGGTTTTTCcagtttttattattattttttatttttcgagttaTTTTGGGACCGCCGagccaaataaatttaaattagatAACTGTTTGCCCGGGCGGGCAGGTATGACAGGAAACGTAAGAAAATGCACGGAAGACAGAAAGAGAAACATATCCTCGATTGACGTCAAAGAAATGAAGACGCCGAGGGGTCATATGAAATTTTATGCTTATCAAGTTTTGGGAGTATCATCGGCTGTATCGTTGGTGATTGGAGAAAGGGTTGTGAAGATATTATGGATCATTTAAGTATTAAACATGAAATCTTATCAACGAAGAAATGAATTTTGTTAATGTTTGGAACAAATAAATTGCTAGGTTAAAATAGTTAaaggtttgttcaaatattaagtCTGAACAGCAAATTTTGAattgccatttcagtaaaataaataaataaattcggtAGTGAACAAATAATTTGAtgtttcttttgctgaaatttcagttgtttttcatctgtcaaagtgacaaatatcAACTGAggattcagttaaatttaaattactgaatcgaaagttaaatttaaattgctgaaaaattttgatggatgaaaattcatcaaaactttactgaatttcagcaaaaaaaatttggtgtgcagggattttcagaatttaagacctctt from Culex quinquefasciatus strain JHB chromosome 3, VPISU_Cqui_1.0_pri_paternal, whole genome shotgun sequence includes:
- the LOC6038396 gene encoding uncharacterized protein LOC6038396, giving the protein MFKLIVAVFALVAIASAFPSDFQQPREASVVPGVQVAQDQPQDLVAAVDGDEQNKEGLEKSETFGFGYYRGYPRYYGYGYGYPRYYGYGYPRYYGGYGGYYW